The segment ACTCACACCTTTGGTTATGGGGTATAAACGAGTTCCTGAACCTCCTGCTAATACAATTCCTTTCATAATTATCGTTCTATAATGTCTATCTTAATTTAAAAGAAAGTAAGAGGCACTTACTGCACGGAAAGAAAATCTTTATTTATCCATTTTCATTGCCATTTTCTTTCTGATTAGCTACACATCTTTACCCCCGTATAGGATAGTGTTATAATGGGGTATTCATTATAAATGCAACTAAGTAATTGCTATAGACTTTTAAAATCATACAAAATTACTACCTATCAAGGAGTATAGCAAAATTTAAACTCTTTATTTGATGCCTCAATATGGACATATTCAAATAAATACAACCCCTCTTCTACTCTTAAAGCTATGGATATTAAAGCACTCTTTACGTGTGGAACGAAGGCAAACATCCTAAACTAAACCAGACTACTCTATTTGCATTTTTCAAAAAGGAAGTAATCTGATCTTTCTTTTTAGGGATCATTTTATCAAACTAAAACTGATTTTATCGATTGAGATAAGAGACTGTCTTACAAGGGTAAGTATATATCATGACACCGACATGACGATACGATGACACCGACATGAGGATACGATATCGGTGTCAGAATAAAACGACGTGCTTTTAAAAAACCAGATTTAGTATTGCTACAAGCTCCAGATAAACTCTTATTCAGCTCAATAGAAATAGAGAAAGAGCCTGAGAATAGGATGATTTTTTAATGGTGGTTTTTAACTCTTTATCCCTCTCATTTTTAACATAAAAAGAAAAAATGTATCATTTAAAACACTTACCTTTCTACCCGAATAATCAACCTATTATCTCCAATATTTACTCAATACAAACTAAATGGAAAAAATTTGTCAAAGTTGTGGCATGCCCATGCATACAACCGATTTGATGGGCATCGATGCAAATGGATATAAGAATGAAGACTACTGCATTTATTGTTATGAAGAGGGCGAGTTTATACAAGATTGCACTATGGAAGAAATGATAGAACACTGTGCCGACTTTGTTGATGAATTTAATAAAGAGAAGACAGAGCCTATCACTCGTGATCAAGCTATAGCGCTAATGGAGGCACAATTTCCAACTTTAAAAAGATGGAGATGATTTATAGATTTTAAGGTTTTACTTGTAACGAAAAAGGTGTATCTCTTATTAGAAATACACCTTTTTTTATATCTATTGCAGATCTTACTCAAATAATCCGTTGATCAATTCTTCTTTCGTAATACTATCTGTCTGAGCTTTCATATTGGCAACAAACTCCAGATTGATAGAATCTTGGGCATACTTCTGCGTTAAGCGATTGTATTCTAAGCTGAGCCTCGTACTATCATTCAGCAAGAAATAGACCAAGCACACGCTCAACTCATCGGTCAATTGATTTCCTTTTCCATTAAGGATTCCTCCTTCGAGCAATTTAAGAGCTGTGTTGTAATAAGATTTCGCTTGAACAGAATCTTCTCTCCAATCAAAAAACATCCCCTTGTAAACATAGGGATCGGGCATTTCGGTATTGAGTGCGATAATCTGATCGTAGGTATGGGCTACTTCATCGTATTTTTTAAGTAATATCTGTGCTTTAGCTATATTATAATAAATAAGTTCATAGTGTTTATCCAGCTTATGGGCTTGCTGAAACATAGCATAAGCCTTGGCTACAGAGTCTGTTTGATCAGCAAACTCCATCATCAATTCATACCCAGCATTATTTAATCTTATAGCCTCATTATTAGTTACATATTCACTAGATCTATCTTGCCTTTCACTCTTCTTTCCCCCTCCACAAGCCACTAAAAAGAATAGTGCGAGAAGCAGGGAGGAGTAAATCTTATATCTTTTCATAATCGTATTCTAAATCTAAATTAGTAACCAAAGATAGGGATTTTTTACTCAAAAGAGATACTTTAACCCCTTTTCCATTTCATTTTGATCTATATATAATTGATATTTATTATTTATGTTACAATATTAAGAATAGCTTATCTAAATGAAATACAGTTTGGTTTGTGTAGCAAGATGCCACAAAAAAATCCTCACCCTAAAAAAAGGTTCAAAATAAAATAGATTTAGGACCAATGTATAGCCTTATAATAAGCAGCAAAAATGAATTCTATTCGATTTTTAAAAAGTATCCATGATATAAATAATGAGTAAAATCAAAAAGTACCCTCCTACTCTCCTATTTATATAAGAGAAATGTATGATGTCTTTAGACTAAGGATGAAATCTATCCACTAAAAATGGTCCTATCGAATGGGCTGAGAAAGATAGCTTCGCTAATAGAATGTGCTATACCCTGCTCTACCTCATCATTACATGATATTAATTTTTAGCGATTTAGAAGATTTATTAATAAAACAAACTACTATTCTTATGCGTTTATAATTCTGAAGCGGAAAAAATATCTTTTAAAAGACAATCGGCTTTTAGTCGATTCATTGACCAGCTTTATGGGTAGACTAAAACGAGATGACTCTACCTTTCATTTGAAATTATAACATTACGATTATGAAAAAGACCGTAACTCTATTTGCTTTTTTACTCTACACAACTGTAGTAGTATTTGCAGGAAAGATTTTCACGAAAGATGTAATTCATCTTCCTCAAACGGCACAAACATTCATCTCAACTTACTTTGGAGATTTAAAAATTCAAAAGATTGAGATTGAAGATGAGATTTTCGAGTCCAAAACTTTTGAAGTAGATTTTACCAACGGGTACGAAGTTAAGTTTGATAAAAACGGAGAGTGGTATAAAGTAGATTGCAAGCGCGACGCTGTTCCGAGTGCCATTGTTCTGGAAGATATCATGAACTATGTGAAAGAAAACTTTGAACAAGACTACATCACCGAGATTGAAAAAGAAAGAAATGGATTCGAAGTAGAACTCCAAAGTGATATTACTATAAAATTCAACAAACAAGGGGAATTCAAGAAATACGATTAACCCCTCCTGTTTCAATAGCTTAAACTAAAAAAGAACTCAGGATAGAGTGAGATTTAATCTCTTCGCAGCTTGAGTTTCTCAAAAGAACCCAGCCTTTTAAACCGCAGTTAAAGGTTGGGTTCTTCATTAACTCCTACTCACCTACTGCCACCCACCAAGCATCTATCCTGCCCTACTATTCCCGGTTTCTAATAAGGAACAAAGAGTAGAAAGTTTATTACCCTTTTGGATAAAAAAGCAACAAAAGACTTCTTTTAAGCAAATAAAAGAATGGTTGATATTGAAATCAATACAATAATTTGTATCTTAAGTTGACATACCAAATCAATCATATTATACTATGCGAACTGGGATTTATTCTCTTTTCTTTTTATTCCTTTTTTCCTTTAGCAGCTGTAGATACAGCGAACTCGATGAGGATTACAATGAGCTTTTCGATATGATCGAATCATCAGAAACTACAACTCATGCTATTTCTTTTGATACGATGAAAGCAGTAAATACGCAAGATATATCTCCCAACTGTACGACAGAAGATTTATATGGCATACAGGTCTATTTTAAGCCCAACCTTCAAGAATCAGAATACAAGCCTTATGCTTATGGCCTATTTAATGACACACAAGATCTACAAATCAAGTTACTAGAGAACTATTTGTATAAAGTAGTCTGCACTAGAATAGTGAATGGAGTAGAAAAAGTAGCTCATGATGCAGAGTCCAATGCCTATTGGAACCCTTTTATCACACTAACGGCTACCCCTCTCAACAATAAATTTCAATACTCTACTAAAGCAGAAATGAAGGACTTAGGAAAATCACAAACTATGCTAATTGATGAAAATAATCAACATAAGCTCTATAATACACCCAATGTAGATCGCTATTATGGTGAGTTGAATGATTTTCAGCCAAGCTGGGCTGAAACCACCATTACACTAAAACTAAACCGAGTAGCGTGTGATGTTCTCTTTGTACTAGAAGGCGATGATGCCGATGCTCAATTTAAAATATGGATTGATGGCACTCCTATCCCTTATTCTCCTCAAATAGAACAAGGTTATATTATAGTAAGAAATGTAATCACTCTACCCGAAGATAGGACTCAAAAACACCTTTGGTATGACACTGAATATAAGAAAACATTAAATACGGTTCTTTCATGGCAATCCGACCAACAAGAAGAAAGGAACTATTCAGAAAATAAAATATATAGTCACAAACAAGAAAATAATATTATTTTCTATGCCTATTAATAAAAGTCTAAATTTAAAATAACATTTTATTCATTTAGCTGTTCTGTAAATCACAATCACACTTATCATCATCAAACAGGCTACAATAGATACTTAGAGGCATTTTCTATTTAAATATTTCTTACCCAGTAGAATTGTCCGAAGAAAATAATATCCCATTTTTACCCAAAAGAGTATATAATTCAATGGCATCTTTTAAAAACTTTAATTATCTTTGAAAAATAGATAAAAGAAAAATAATACATACGTTAATTAAGAAAGTACTTTAATGCAAACTAATTGCAGAGATGGTCATATTATCATCAATCGATAATATTATTTTCATAATACTAATTAATGAATGAATGAATAAATAAAAAGAAAGCTTGTAGATAAGATGTGCTAATTGCTTGCCAGCTATAGTCTACAATTCTACAAGCCCATAAGCGCAGTGTTTTACGATAAGGTTTATTATCAAGTTTAATCTCGTGATTAGTAATTAAAATACATCTATATCAATTATTTTAATAACGCTTCTCACCGATTCCTCTACTACTCTTTTCAGTAGTCTGTATTTAATTAGCAATTGCTAATGATATGTACATAAAAAGTTAATAAATAGTGAGTCGATGCTAAGTGATACTTGCAAACTCAACAGATAGAAAAACTTATAATGAACCTACTTATATTGTAAGACACTCGCTTATTCTTCTATACATAAGGAAGACAAATTCATGTTACACGAAAAAGGTATCCTCTTATCCGTAGGATACCTTTTTTTATGCACATACAACACCATCACAGTATTTGCATCAAAACTTCTAGTTGCCGATATGGATTAAAGAGTAAATCTACCTTATTGAAAGCATTTAAGCGGATGGTTTCTCGTAAAGAGGAACTAGTATATTGGCTCAACCACTTATCTATTCCTTGAGCCAAACTAGCTGATGAGCCTTGCGTGAAGAAAAAACCAGTACTACCCTCTTCTATTGCCTCCGACTCGGGCATTTGTTGGTCGAGATTATTATGCGAAGCCACGGGGGTACCATACATCATAGCATGGATAGCTGTTAGCCCCACATTGCCTGGTGAAACACATAACTGGGCATTATAAATTAATTCTCCCAATTCTGTTTCTTCATAGCATGCACCATAAAACCACAGCTGAGAAGTGATACCTAGTTGGACAGACAAGGCTTGTAGGGCGGCTTCATCCTCTCCCGTTCCTATCATTACTACATTTACAGGTTTGCCTACTTCTTGTAACTGAGCAACGGCATGGAGCAAGATATCAATCTGTTTTACCTTTTGCAATCTACCCACAAAGCATAACACGGGATCATCGTTGCCAAAGTGATTTCGATAAATAGCAGTTGGGCTTAGCTGTTGGCGTACCTTTATCTGAGTGTCATAATCGAGAGAATTGTAGATGCAGAAGAGTTTATCCTTATGAATACCTTTCTCTTCTAAAATTTTTAAGCCTCTCTCATTATAAGTAAGGATAGAATGTGCCAAAGAGAAATAGATTTTCTGCACCTCATTATTTAAGGCTGAACCAGAAGAGTGCCAGCCATGTGTCCAGAGAATAGCTCGTTTACCCCATACCCTAGATAAAAGAAGAATAACCCATGAAGAAGCATTCTTTATTTCTCCCGTGAGAATAAAGGTATCATAAGAAAAAAAGTAACGAAGCAATCCTTTCTGCCAGTAGAAGCCTCTCCACCATTTATTCTTCAAAAAACCTTTAAAGCTCTTGAGCCTTGAGGTATCCAACGGCTTAATACTCGTTTGTATTTTATCTCCGAAAACAAAATCAACATTCAGCACCTCTCCCATCTTAGCATATATTGCCTGACGATAATGTGGTCCATAATTGAATGCACACAAAGTTTTTCTATTAGTAGCCATTTTCGGAGTCTATTAAGTAATACGTTATTAATACAATATCGAGTAGATAAATATATCTAGCCCTACAAAACTACTATTAAATGTAAAATTCAACAAATGTTACTTCTACCTTTATTCTTGAGTATAAAGAAGAGGAGAACCATCTCTATGCGATACCCACCTAGCACCAATCTGAATTTTACAATTAGCATATAAAAGGTGTTATAATTAAAATACGAATAAGATTCTGACACCGACATCGTATTGCTTTGACACCGACATCGTATTGCTTTGACACCGACATCGTGTTGCTTTGACACCGACATCGCGTTGCTTTGACACCGACATCGTATTGCTTTGACACCGACATCGGGATGCTTTGACACCGACATCGGGATAACCTGTCGGTGTCAAAGTGCATCTATAGCACAAAAAATAGCCGTTTCACTAACCATAACCCAACAAAAAAGCCCAAGTTAAAACCTGGGCTTGTAAAGATTACGATCTATCTTAAATTTTATTCTTTTGTTATTTCTCTATATGCATTCATACTAAAAAGGTTAATAAATAGGTGTTGTCTCTAAGCAAATTCTGCTTAAGCATGTGCTTCTTCATACTCTGCTACCAAGTCACTAAGTTCTTCTAGTTCCATAATTTGCTTGTATTGTTGAGCAGACTTTGTCTCAACGAGCTTTTCTAATTGCTCCATTCTTTTACGTGCTTCTTTGTACTGTTTAGTAGATGTAATAGGCTTAATCTTTCCCATAATACTGGATTTTAATAGATAATTGTACGATTAAATTACTCAATCTAATTGATCGATTATACTTTTAAGGTTCTTTTTTTGAGATTAATTAATGAGGAATACTCCTCTGTTTCAAATTTAAAAAAATATTTTTTGAATCAGCCCCTATTTTGGAGAAGAAAATAATCTATTTCCTCTTGTTAATCTTTTACAAACACCAGAAAATCATATTATATTTCAAATTTACTGCAAACCTTATGCAAGAGATTTTGTAAGAATAAAGATAAACTAGTTTTCTTATCTTATTTTTATGATTAATTTTAACAATTGAGAGTATATAAATTATAAACAATATCCCTATGAAGAAGATTTATCCCACCCTCAGCTTAATGGCTCCCCTATTGGCTTGGAGCGGAAAAGCAGATGGCAAAGTAAACAAACCCCGAGATGAAAAGAAACCGAATGTCATTATTATATATGCAGATGATTTAGGTTATGGAGATTTGGGGTGCTATGGCGCAAAAAATGTAGTTACTCCTCATATAGATAAGTTGGCACAAAATGGAGTCCAATTTATGAACGGACATGCTACAGCAGCTACCAGCACACCCTCTAGATATTCGCTACTCACGGGTGAGTATGCTTGGAGAAAACCAGGAACAGATATTGCTGCAGGAGATGCGGGTATGATTATCCGTCCCGAACAGTTTACTATGGCCGATGTGTTTAAAAGTGCCAACTACACGACTGCGGCTTTTGGCAAATGGCATTTAGGCTTAGGAGATAAATCGGGCGAACAAGATTGGAATGCTCCTTTGGCTGCCCATTTGGGAGATTTAGGTTTTGACTATTCCTATATTATGGCTGCTACTGCCGACCGTGTGCCTTGTGTATTTATTGAAAATGGCAAGGTTGCTAATTACGACCCCGAGCACCCTATTGAGACTAGTTATGAAAAGCCTTTCCCTGGCGAACCCTTGGGAAGTACACATCCCGAACTTTTATACAATCAAAAATCGAGTTACGGACACGACATGGCTATTGTTAATGGCATCGGACGCATCGGCTATATGAGAGGAGGCGGTAAAGCTCTTTGGAAAGATGAAAATCTGGCAGATTCAATTACAACTCATGCCATAGATTTTATCAAGGAGAATAAAGACAACCCTTTCTTTATCTATTTTGCAACCAATGACGTGCATGTTCCTCGCTTCCCTCACGATCGGTTTAGAGGTAAAAACAAAATGGGTGTTCGTGGAGATGCTATCGCACAATTCGACTGGTCGGTAGGTGAAATTCTCAAGACCCTAAAGGAGCTCAACCTAGAAGAAAATACCCTGATCATTCTTTCGAGTGACAACGGCCCTGTTATCGACGATGGTTACGATGACCAAGCAGAAGAACTACTTCACGGCCATAAACCAGCTGGCCCATTTAGAGGGATGAAGTATAGCGCTTTTGAGGGAGGAACAGCTGTACCCGTAATTGTAAGTTGGCCCAAAGAGATAAAGAAAGGAAAAAAATCGGAAGCTCTCCTTTCGCAGATCGACTTAATGGCTTCTTTTGCCACTTTGGTAGATACTAAAATACCCAGAGGTTTTGCTCCCGATAGTGAAAACAGACTCGATACGTGGCTAGGTCATAACGAGATAGACCGTCCTTATATTATTCAACAATCTGCCAACCATACCTTATCTGTACGCACTAAGGAGTGGAAGTATATCGAGCCAAATGAAGGCCCCAAGATTGTGCCTTGGGCTCCACAAGCCGAAACAGGGAACCTCCTAGAGCCACAACTTTATAATATGGCCGACGACAATTCAGAACAAGTTAATGTAGCAACTCAGCATCCTGAGAAGGTTTTTGAACTCCAAAATATTTTAAGAGTAGAAAGAAAAAAATAAATACTCTTTTTTCACTTCATAAATAGACTGTCTTTTCTCCAGGCAGTCTATTTTTTTAGGGATAACTCATGCCCCAATAAAGTGATTATGCTCTGTTTTTCTGACATTCTTTTCGATACTCCTCCCTTTGTTAAAACAATCAGTATCTGAATATAACATCCTATCACGAAAAGCAATCTTTTATACTCTTTCTAAATTGTATATTATACACGACAAAAAAAGGCGCTTAATATACTCCTAGTATTACCTAATTATATAAGATTGCTAAATCCAAACTTAGTCTTCCATACCAGTTTCATTTCTACTTTTAATAGCCTCCACAAATCTCTCTTATCCTCTCTTTTACACTTTTGACAAAAAGCACCCTAAGCTCACTAAACCATCCCATTATTACACTTTTATCAAAAAAAAGAAGCAAATAAATAAAAACAGGATAAATATACTGTAAATAATATTCACTTCTACTTTTATTTTTGCAACCCGCTTTAGAAACAGCCAAAAGCCATTATATTACATATATATGCCTAGAGAGGCATCATTATATGTTAACTTATATAGAATAATAAACAATATTTGAAAAATATATTAACCCTTATTATTAGTAAATTAATCTTTTTTTATATTATTTAGTTTTATCAAACTACAACAATATGACACTGGAATAGATTTTTAAATAATAAAAGACAAGTATATGACCCAAATTGCTATCAATTAAGAACAAAAAGACGCTTATTATTCAGAAGTACTAAAGTCTTGAATATACAACTATCTAAAAACAGCTTATCAAGTTAGTCGTTTCATTATTTAGATTTATTCACATAAAACAAATAATTATACACTTTATTAAAGAGATAAAAATATTTCACTAAACTATTTACACTTTATGTTTAATTTAATTCAAATTATTAATTGTAATAGAGCTTCTGCTTTATTACTTGTTGCAGCGCTATTTTGTGCACCGAGCTACTCGTATAGCAAGGATTCACAAACTGCCAAGGCAAGTAATAAGATAGAAACTCTATCACAGAATACTTCTAGTCAACAGAAGAAAAAGCTGACAGTAAAAGGAAGTATTAAAGACCACGAAGGTGAACCTTTAGTGGGAGTATCCATTCGAGAAGAAGGCAGTAGTAATGGTACTATTACCGATATGAATGGCCAGTTTCAAATCA is part of the Bacteroides coprosuis DSM 18011 genome and harbors:
- a CDS encoding hypothetical protein (KEGG: str:Sterm_1844 hypothetical protein~SPTR: Putative uncharacterized protein;~manually curated~IMG reference gene:2504107682), with protein sequence MEKICQSCGMPMHTTDLMGIDANGYKNEDYCIYCYEEGEFIQDCTMEEMIEHCADFVDEFNKEKTEPITRDQAIALMEAQFPTLKRWR
- a CDS encoding hypothetical protein (KEGG: ptm:GSPATT00031072001 hypothetical protein~SPTR: Chromosome undetermined scaffold_120, whole genome shotgun sequence;~IMG reference gene:2504107683), with protein sequence MKRYKIYSSLLLALFFLVACGGGKKSERQDRSSEYVTNNEAIRLNNAGYELMMEFADQTDSVAKAYAMFQQAHKLDKHYELIYYNIAKAQILLKKYDEVAHTYDQIIALNTEMPDPYVYKGMFFDWREDSVQAKSYYNTALKLLEGGILNGKGNQLTDELSVCLVYFLLNDSTRLSLEYNRLTQKYAQDSINLEFVANMKAQTDSITKEELINGLFE
- a CDS encoding hypothetical protein (KEGG: bfs:BF1214 hypothetical protein~SPTR: Putative uncharacterized protein;~IMG reference gene:2504107684~PFAM: Protein of unknown function (DUF2874)); its protein translation is MKKTVTLFAFLLYTTVVVFAGKIFTKDVIHLPQTAQTFISTYFGDLKIQKIEIEDEIFESKTFEVDFTNGYEVKFDKNGEWYKVDCKRDAVPSAIVLEDIMNYVKENFEQDYITEIEKERNGFEVELQSDITIKFNKQGEFKKYD
- a CDS encoding hypothetical protein (KEGG: pmz:HMPREF0659_A6945 putative lipoprotein~SPTR: Putative lipoprotein;~IMG reference gene:2504107685), yielding MRTGIYSLFFLFLFSFSSCRYSELDEDYNELFDMIESSETTTHAISFDTMKAVNTQDISPNCTTEDLYGIQVYFKPNLQESEYKPYAYGLFNDTQDLQIKLLENYLYKVVCTRIVNGVEKVAHDAESNAYWNPFITLTATPLNNKFQYSTKAEMKDLGKSQTMLIDENNQHKLYNTPNVDRYYGELNDFQPSWAETTITLKLNRVACDVLFVLEGDDADAQFKIWIDGTPIPYSPQIEQGYIIVRNVITLPEDRTQKHLWYDTEYKKTLNTVLSWQSDQQEERNYSENKIYSHKQENNIIFYAY
- a CDS encoding glycosyl transferase group 1 (COGs: COG0438 Glycosyltransferase~InterPro IPR001296~KEGG: bfs:BF1021 putative glycosyltransferase~PFAM: Glycosyl transferase, group 1~SPTR: Putative glycosyltransferase;~IMG reference gene:2504107686~PFAM: Glycosyl transferases group 1) encodes the protein MATNRKTLCAFNYGPHYRQAIYAKMGEVLNVDFVFGDKIQTSIKPLDTSRLKSFKGFLKNKWWRGFYWQKGLLRYFFSYDTFILTGEIKNASSWVILLLSRVWGKRAILWTHGWHSSGSALNNEVQKIYFSLAHSILTYNERGLKILEEKGIHKDKLFCIYNSLDYDTQIKVRQQLSPTAIYRNHFGNDDPVLCFVGRLQKVKQIDILLHAVAQLQEVGKPVNVVMIGTGEDEAALQALSVQLGITSQLWFYGACYEETELGELIYNAQLCVSPGNVGLTAIHAMMYGTPVASHNNLDQQMPESEAIEEGSTGFFFTQGSSASLAQGIDKWLSQYTSSSLRETIRLNAFNKVDLLFNPYRQLEVLMQIL
- a CDS encoding hypothetical protein (KEGG: bfr:BF4068 hypothetical protein~SPTR: Putative uncharacterized protein;~IMG reference gene:2504107687) → MGKIKPITSTKQYKEARKRMEQLEKLVETKSAQQYKQIMELEELSDLVAEYEEAHA
- a CDS encoding Steryl-sulfatase (COGs: COG3119 Arylsulfatase A~InterPro IPR000917~KEGG: bfs:BF1570 putative arylsulfatase~PFAM: Sulfatase~PRIAM: Steryl-sulfatase~SPTR: Putative arylsulfatase;~IMG reference gene:2504107688~PFAM: Sulfatase); its protein translation is MKKIYPTLSLMAPLLAWSGKADGKVNKPRDEKKPNVIIIYADDLGYGDLGCYGAKNVVTPHIDKLAQNGVQFMNGHATAATSTPSRYSLLTGEYAWRKPGTDIAAGDAGMIIRPEQFTMADVFKSANYTTAAFGKWHLGLGDKSGEQDWNAPLAAHLGDLGFDYSYIMAATADRVPCVFIENGKVANYDPEHPIETSYEKPFPGEPLGSTHPELLYNQKSSYGHDMAIVNGIGRIGYMRGGGKALWKDENLADSITTHAIDFIKENKDNPFFIYFATNDVHVPRFPHDRFRGKNKMGVRGDAIAQFDWSVGEILKTLKELNLEENTLIILSSDNGPVIDDGYDDQAEELLHGHKPAGPFRGMKYSAFEGGTAVPVIVSWPKEIKKGKKSEALLSQIDLMASFATLVDTKIPRGFAPDSENRLDTWLGHNEIDRPYIIQQSANHTLSVRTKEWKYIEPNEGPKIVPWAPQAETGNLLEPQLYNMADDNSEQVNVATQHPEKVFELQNILRVERKK